From a single Aquincola tertiaricarbonis genomic region:
- a CDS encoding DUF2628 domain-containing protein, translating to MEASAIELSEGWKKKFALIEKAGGPALPNFKSLSRMERFKVNFNVLAFMFMPFYFIAKGMWRKGLTLFLITVVVVNVIDFAFDGVALADRLANFFGPFLFSMQANKDYYRKVVLGRNGWW from the coding sequence ATGGAAGCCAGCGCAATCGAACTTTCGGAAGGTTGGAAAAAGAAGTTTGCCCTCATCGAAAAGGCGGGCGGCCCGGCCCTGCCGAACTTCAAGTCGCTCAGCAGGATGGAGCGCTTCAAGGTGAACTTCAATGTTCTGGCATTTATGTTTATGCCCTTTTACTTCATCGCAAAAGGGATGTGGCGAAAAGGCCTTACCTTGTTTCTTATCACGGTGGTGGTGGTGAATGTGATTGATTTCGCTTTTGATGGTGTAGCCCTGGCGGACAGGTTGGCCAACTTCTTCGGACCTTTTCTTTTCTCCATGCAGGCCAATAAAGACTACTACAGAAAGGTGGTCTTGGGCCGCAATGGATGGTGGTGA
- a CDS encoding type VI secretion system Vgr family protein, producing the protein MSAAMPSLAGISALEFRSIRGYESLGELFEYHVRAITPDLPFLTSLVSANVDYKALLGKELTVDLEVDQGRRQISGLVTRARFVAAHDRRGVYEFVIEPWLALAKRSSDFRIFQNKSVLEIVREVLDGYPFSHVDRTLNRYPKLDFQVQYGEDDYAFIVRLMAEWGIYFFFEHSDSVHRLVLVDEPGPHRVADGRYASLRYYPPGHKIDEEYVERFEAVHSLQSGRWVTQDYDFRAPKSDWQAVSAKPRQTGHADRERFSWPSDIVNTNGQKPAVAEQEDRARHLTRIRMEEAGSPGQRAQGAGMLRGLAVGTTFSLSGHPNAKSNGDYLLISQAFELEDVSNASSSGFAPEYTCRSEFSVLPSGDNFRLTTQTDEFGRVLKPRTHGPQTATVTGPAGREIYTDSYGRIKVSFHWNRYCPKDERSSCWVRVATTHAGNGFGGISVPRVGQEVIVDFENGDPDRPIVLGAVYNALHMPPWPLPANQTQSGVLTRSTERGGTANANALRFEDMKGKEEVWLHAERNLRAEVEHDESHWVGHNRSKKVDNNELTTIGADRSESVGGNHVESIGGDRTVTVQKTQTNVVKSDITMVSAEGEIFIEAATRITLKVGSSTIVIVDGNIEIVGPQQVDINPD; encoded by the coding sequence ATGAGTGCCGCCATGCCATCCTTGGCAGGCATTTCAGCACTGGAGTTTCGCTCCATCCGCGGGTATGAGTCCCTGGGTGAGCTGTTTGAATACCATGTCCGCGCCATCACGCCTGACCTGCCTTTTCTCACCAGCTTGGTCAGTGCCAATGTCGACTACAAGGCCCTGCTGGGCAAAGAGTTGACGGTGGACCTGGAGGTGGACCAGGGGCGGCGCCAGATCAGCGGCCTAGTGACACGCGCTCGCTTTGTGGCGGCGCATGACAGGCGTGGCGTGTATGAGTTCGTGATCGAGCCCTGGCTGGCCCTGGCCAAACGAAGCTCCGACTTCAGGATATTTCAAAACAAAAGCGTGCTGGAGATTGTGCGCGAGGTTTTGGACGGCTATCCGTTTTCGCACGTCGACCGCACGCTGAACCGCTACCCCAAACTGGATTTTCAGGTGCAGTACGGTGAAGACGATTACGCCTTCATCGTGCGCCTGATGGCCGAGTGGGGTATCTACTTCTTCTTCGAGCACAGCGACTCGGTGCACCGCCTGGTGCTGGTGGATGAACCCGGCCCCCACCGTGTGGCGGATGGCCGCTACGCCAGCCTGCGCTATTACCCGCCCGGGCACAAAATCGACGAAGAATATGTCGAGCGCTTTGAGGCCGTGCACAGCCTGCAAAGCGGCCGCTGGGTGACGCAGGACTACGACTTTCGCGCGCCCAAGTCCGACTGGCAGGCCGTCAGCGCCAAGCCGCGCCAAACCGGTCATGCCGACCGCGAGCGCTTCAGCTGGCCCAGCGACATCGTCAACACCAACGGGCAAAAACCCGCCGTGGCCGAACAGGAAGACCGAGCCCGGCACCTCACCCGCATTCGCATGGAAGAAGCCGGCAGCCCCGGCCAGCGCGCGCAGGGCGCCGGCATGCTGCGCGGTCTGGCCGTGGGCACCACGTTTTCGCTCAGCGGCCACCCCAACGCAAAATCCAACGGCGATTACCTGCTGATATCGCAGGCTTTTGAGCTGGAAGACGTGAGCAACGCCAGCAGCAGTGGTTTTGCGCCGGAATACACCTGCCGCTCGGAGTTCAGCGTGCTGCCGTCCGGCGACAACTTCCGCCTCACCACCCAGACCGACGAGTTCGGCCGTGTGCTCAAACCGCGCACCCACGGCCCGCAAACCGCCACCGTCACCGGCCCGGCCGGGCGCGAAATCTACACCGATTCGTACGGCCGCATCAAAGTCAGCTTCCACTGGAACCGCTACTGCCCCAAGGACGAAAGATCGTCGTGCTGGGTGCGTGTGGCCACCACCCATGCCGGCAATGGTTTTGGCGGCATTTCTGTGCCGCGTGTAGGCCAGGAAGTCATCGTCGATTTTGAAAACGGCGACCCCGATCGCCCCATCGTGCTGGGGGCTGTTTACAACGCCTTGCACATGCCGCCGTGGCCGTTGCCCGCCAACCAGACCCAAAGCGGTGTGCTCACCCGTTCCACGGAGCGCGGCGGAACCGCCAACGCCAATGCCCTGCGGTTTGAAGACATGAAAGGCAAAGAAGAGGTGTGGCTGCATGCCGAGCGCAACCTGCGCGCCGAGGTGGAGCATGACGAAAGCCACTGGGTGGGCCACAACCGCAGCAAAAAAGTCGACAACAACGAGCTGACCACCATTGGTGCCGACCGCAGCGAATCCGTGGGCGGCAACCACGTTGAAAGCATTGGCGGCGACCGTACCGTCACCGTTCAAAAAACGCAGACCAATGTCGTGAAAAGCGACATCACCATGGTCAGTGCCGAGGGGGAAATTTTCATCGAGGCGGCCACGCGAATCACGCTCAAGGTGGGCAGCAGCACCATCGTCATCGTCGACGGCAACATCGAAATCGTCGGGCCGCAGCAGGTAGACATCAATCCCGACTGA
- a CDS encoding DcrB-related protein, giving the protein MYTAQDFQCDLPPVQLDRSVNILTVADAATGVPYQIIANRDQLLGTETLQESFARQIKLAQRQTKGFTYKPFTERDNIQGQEPIACIQTEFSQGGKKLHQLQAMVALKKPNVLVLTLSSGAAITDDMRKVWRQMMNTLKT; this is encoded by the coding sequence ATGTATACCGCCCAAGACTTTCAGTGCGACCTGCCCCCTGTTCAACTGGACCGCAGCGTCAACATCCTCACCGTGGCCGATGCCGCCACCGGCGTGCCTTACCAGATCATTGCCAACCGCGACCAACTGCTGGGCACCGAGACGCTGCAGGAATCATTCGCACGGCAAATCAAGCTGGCGCAGCGGCAAACCAAGGGGTTTACCTACAAGCCGTTCACCGAACGAGACAACATCCAGGGCCAGGAACCCATTGCCTGCATACAGACCGAGTTTTCGCAGGGCGGCAAAAAGCTCCATCAATTACAGGCCATGGTGGCGCTGAAAAAACCCAATGTGCTGGTGCTCACGCTCAGCAGTGGCGCGGCCATCACCGATGACATGCGCAAGGTCTGGCGCCAGATGATGAACACCCTCAAAACCTGA